The following coding sequences lie in one Aquabacterium olei genomic window:
- a CDS encoding homocysteine S-methyltransferase family protein, protein MNTPARNAEARTREPVERRPYTRAAQLPEIMRQRIVVLDGAMGTMIQRYKLTEADYRGTRFAEHGKDLKGNNELLQLTRPEVIREIHEQYLAAGADLIETNTFGATTVAQDDYELPELAYEMNLVAARMAREACDKYSTPDKPRFVAGAIGPTPKTASISPDVNDPGARNVDFDTLRQAYYEQAKALMEGGCDVFLVETIFDTLNAKAAIFAIDELFEDTGERLPIIISGTVTDASGRILSGQTVSAFWHSVRHAHPLAIGLNCALGATLMRPYIEELAKIAGDTYVSCYPNAGLPNPMSDTGFDETPEITGSLVEEFAKAGFLNIAGGCCGTTPDHIAEIAKRVGQWKPRCLHDGGTTGFLSGLKAA, encoded by the coding sequence ATGAACACGCCCGCCCGAAACGCTGAGGCCCGCACCCGCGAGCCCGTCGAACGCCGCCCTTACACCCGCGCCGCGCAACTGCCCGAGATCATGCGCCAGCGCATCGTGGTGCTCGACGGCGCCATGGGCACCATGATCCAGCGCTACAAGCTGACCGAGGCCGACTACCGCGGCACCCGCTTTGCCGAGCACGGCAAGGATCTGAAGGGCAACAACGAGCTGCTGCAGCTGACCCGGCCCGAGGTGATCCGCGAGATCCACGAGCAGTACCTGGCCGCCGGCGCCGACCTGATCGAGACCAACACCTTCGGCGCCACCACCGTGGCGCAAGACGATTACGAGCTGCCCGAGCTGGCTTACGAGATGAACCTCGTGGCCGCCCGCATGGCGCGCGAGGCGTGCGACAAGTACAGCACGCCTGACAAGCCGCGCTTCGTGGCCGGCGCCATCGGCCCGACGCCCAAGACCGCCAGCATCAGCCCCGACGTGAACGACCCGGGCGCCCGCAACGTCGATTTCGACACGCTGCGCCAGGCCTATTACGAGCAGGCCAAGGCGCTGATGGAAGGCGGCTGTGACGTCTTCCTGGTCGAAACCATCTTCGACACGCTCAACGCCAAGGCCGCCATCTTCGCGATCGACGAGCTGTTCGAGGACACCGGCGAGCGCCTGCCCATCATCATCTCGGGCACCGTGACCGATGCCTCCGGCCGCATCCTGTCGGGCCAGACCGTCAGCGCCTTCTGGCATTCGGTGCGCCACGCCCACCCGCTGGCCATCGGCCTGAACTGCGCGCTGGGTGCCACGCTGATGCGCCCCTACATCGAGGAGCTGGCCAAGATTGCCGGCGACACGTATGTGAGCTGCTACCCGAACGCGGGCCTGCCCAACCCGATGAGCGACACCGGCTTCGACGAGACGCCCGAGATCACCGGCAGCCTGGTCGAGGAGTTCGCGAAGGCGGGCTTCCTGAACATCGCGGGCGGCTGCTGCGGCACCACGCCCGATCACATCGCCGAGATCGCAAAGCGCGTGGGGCAGTGGAAGCCGCGCTGCCTGCATGACGGTGGCACCACCGGCTTTCTGAGCGGCCTGAAAGCCGCCTGA